A stretch of Pogona vitticeps strain Pit_001003342236 chromosome 5, PviZW2.1, whole genome shotgun sequence DNA encodes these proteins:
- the LOC144589584 gene encoding uncharacterized protein LOC144589584 produces the protein MEYDLYRKRKLTSVLKHSDYEVHDRVGFAELTKHLLLASKEIITNPLHFDICWGSPFKLRPVTTVVKAQVPSAQMIEAARLLEFRRMENIEFQKKVAQQVESALKSRMLLERKPLPPSSSS, from the exons ATGGAATATGATTTGTACAGGAAGCGAAAGCTAACATCTGTCTTGAAACACAGTGATTATGAAGT GCATGATCGTGTAGGATTTGCTGAGCTTACGAAACATTTGTTGCTAGCATCCAAAGAAATAATAACCAACCCTCTCCATTTTGACATATGTTGGGGCTCTCCTTTCAAACTGCGACCTGTGACAACTGTCGTGAAAGCACAGGTCCCTTCTGCACAGA TGATAGAGGCGGCACGGCTTCTGGAGTTCAGAAGAATGGAGAACATTGAATTTCAAAAGAAAGTTGCACAGCAAGTAGAGTCTGCACTGAAAAGCAGAATGCTGTTGGAAAGAAAGCCATTGCCCCCAAGTTCTTCCAGCTAG